In Candidatus Eisenbacteria bacterium, the genomic window CACGTGACTTCGGCCAGTACTACATGGGGGGACTGATCGCGCGCCTCGGGGAGTGGAACTCCCTCTATCCGATCCCCCACCCAGACGCGAAGGCCAACGCGGGCTGGCAGGCCTATTCCACGATGCACCCGGTCTACGCCGACCTGGCAAGGCGGCACGGTGTGGGCGATGTGAACCGCTTCATCCACCCGCCGCCCTGGGCTCTGGTCTTCGTGCCGCTGAGTCTCCTCGGGTACGAGTGGGCCTTTCGCGTCTGGATCGTGCTGATGCTAGCCTGCGTGTGGGGTGTGGCCTTTCTGTCCGGCGCTCTCGCAGAGATCGTGGCTGGGCGACCCTCGCGCCTTCGAGGACTCCTGATCTTGATCGTAGCGGCCTCCCCTCTCTCCTATCGCGTCGTGCGCACGGGCAACATCTCGGCCCTCGTCGCCCTCTCGGTTGCGGTGACGATCCTGGGGATCGCCCGGTCGCAGACCATGCGTGGGGCGATCGCGATCGTGGTCGGCGCGGCATCCAAGTATGCCACGGTGTTGCTTATCCTCCTCGCCCTCGCCTGCCGGCGATGGAAGATGGTCGCTCTCGC contains:
- a CDS encoding DUF2029 domain-containing protein; protein product: MEPPQPFQIAAAKQGLGDLVSEPGNDAKGEEDPAGGQHGERKQCRERTAQKQASPHGARRPGRIGHRPPSPSHATRKRMLDSAKAGGIGNMDLDGSARAVARFNRLCSALAAGWMLLILASVFIRPPGTRDFGQYYMGGLIARLGEWNSLYPIPHPDAKANAGWQAYSTMHPVYADLARRHGVGDVNRFIHPPPWALVFVPLSLLGYEWAFRVWIVLMLACVWGVAFLSGALAEIVAGRPSRLRGLLILIVAASPLSYRVVRTGNISALVALSVAVTILGIARSQTMRGAIAIVVGAASKYATVLLILLALACRRWKMVALA